In one Actinomyces trachealis genomic region, the following are encoded:
- the proB gene encoding glutamate 5-kinase, with protein MSRPRCLATGARVVLKVGSSSLTRPDGGLDLNRIDVFASLIASLKRRGHDVVLVSSGAVAAGLVPLGLAQRPSELRLLQAAASVGQGRLVGRWEASMSAYGVVTAQVLLTGQDVAVRSHYRTVRSTFDALLAMGAVPVVNENDAVNTAEVSLGDNDRLAALVSHLVAADLLILFTDVDGLWTARPGAAGAEPIRLVTDPAHLASVDITGRGSTLGTGGMRTKVQAATIACASGTATMIASADDALELLGSEGLPADLGTWFAVTGPHRSSRRLWMAHAAQVEGRLSVDAGAGHAVTAGKKSLLLPGVVGVAGDFESGAVVEVLGPSGLLGRGVCRYSAAELSEVLDARSSGAAAPDHVAPVVHRDDWAELPRTAGD; from the coding sequence GTGAGCCGCCCTCGGTGTTTGGCAACTGGTGCCCGGGTGGTCCTGAAGGTTGGTTCCTCCTCCCTGACCCGGCCCGATGGCGGCCTGGACCTAAACCGGATAGACGTCTTCGCCTCCTTGATCGCCTCCCTCAAGCGGCGCGGTCATGACGTTGTGCTGGTCTCCTCCGGGGCTGTGGCCGCCGGGCTGGTGCCCTTGGGATTGGCGCAGCGCCCCAGTGAGCTGCGCCTGCTGCAGGCGGCGGCGAGCGTGGGCCAGGGCCGTTTGGTGGGGCGTTGGGAAGCTTCCATGAGCGCTTACGGGGTGGTGACCGCCCAGGTGCTGCTGACCGGCCAGGACGTGGCCGTGCGCTCCCACTACCGCACTGTGCGCTCCACCTTTGATGCCCTGTTGGCTATGGGGGCCGTGCCAGTGGTTAATGAGAACGACGCCGTCAACACGGCAGAGGTTTCCCTGGGGGACAATGACCGCCTGGCCGCCCTGGTCTCACACCTTGTTGCCGCCGACCTGCTCATCCTGTTCACCGACGTCGACGGCCTGTGGACCGCCCGCCCAGGAGCGGCCGGGGCGGAGCCGATCCGTCTCGTGACGGACCCGGCCCATCTGGCCTCGGTGGACATCACGGGGCGCGGCTCCACCCTGGGCACCGGCGGGATGCGTACCAAGGTGCAGGCCGCCACCATTGCCTGCGCCTCTGGCACCGCCACCATGATTGCCAGCGCCGACGACGCCTTGGAACTCCTAGGCAGTGAGGGGCTGCCCGCTGACCTGGGCACCTGGTTCGCTGTCACCGGCCCGCATCGCTCTAGCCGCCGCCTGTGGATGGCGCACGCGGCCCAGGTGGAGGGCCGACTGAGTGTCGACGCCGGGGCTGGGCACGCGGTCACGGCAGGTAAGAAATCATTGCTCTTGCCTGGTGTTGTAGGGGTTGCTGGAGATTTCGAGTCCGGCGCTGTAGTGGAGGTCCTAGGGCCCTCCGGACTGCTGGGCCGGGGCGTGTGCCGCTACTCGGCGGCTGAGCTGAGCGAGGTACTAGATGCCCGCTCCAGCGGTGCTGCGGCACCGGATCACGTTGCCCCGGTGGTGCACCGTGACGACTGGGCCGAGCTGCCACGCACAGCTGGGGACTGA
- the obgE gene encoding GTPase ObgE — protein sequence MPTFIDRVVLHAFGGDGGDGCTSIHREKFKPLAGPDGGDGGHGGSVILEVDPAVTTLLSYHRSPHRRAGNGSPGKGDWRRGTDGADLVLPVPEGTVVKDEEGQVIADLLGAGTRVTVAEGGTGGRGNFSLASSRRRAPGFHLLGEPGQARDVVLELKTIADVALVGYPSAGKSSLIAALSAARPKIADYPFTTLVPNLGVVEAGNTRYTIADVPGLIPGASQGKGLGLEFLRHIERCAVIAHVIDCATLELGRDPLSDLDTIETELAVYAAGLGDKESDPAQTGRVPLMERPRVVVLNKADVPDAAELAEFVRTELEERGLPVFIVSAVSHEGLRSLSFALASRVEEAHEAAPTSGEAEAERPIIRPAPVGRRKPEAVATVTRIQHPGEGQVYQVRGDKPERWVRQTDFSNNEAIGYLADRLATAGVEDELVKAGAHAGDPVLIGKVEGGVLFTWEPSLTTGPELLGARGTDDRIDPIRRRTNVQRRAEYHELMDAKEAARAELRAEREEGLWTDAATWQPAGEEAELEDQR from the coding sequence ATGCCCACCTTCATCGACCGTGTGGTGCTGCACGCCTTCGGCGGCGACGGCGGAGACGGCTGCACCTCCATCCACCGTGAGAAGTTCAAGCCCCTGGCTGGTCCGGATGGCGGCGACGGCGGCCACGGCGGCTCCGTGATTCTGGAGGTGGACCCTGCCGTCACCACCCTGCTCAGCTACCACCGCTCCCCGCACCGCCGCGCAGGCAATGGCAGCCCCGGCAAGGGGGACTGGCGGCGCGGCACCGACGGCGCCGACCTGGTCCTACCGGTGCCTGAGGGCACCGTCGTCAAGGACGAGGAGGGGCAGGTGATTGCTGACCTGTTGGGTGCGGGTACCCGCGTAACCGTCGCTGAAGGAGGCACCGGAGGGCGCGGCAACTTCTCTCTGGCCTCCTCCCGCCGTCGCGCTCCTGGTTTCCACCTGCTCGGTGAGCCGGGCCAGGCGCGTGACGTGGTGCTGGAGCTAAAGACCATCGCCGACGTAGCCCTGGTGGGTTATCCCAGCGCTGGAAAGTCCTCCCTGATCGCGGCGCTCTCCGCCGCTCGTCCTAAGATCGCTGACTACCCCTTCACCACCCTGGTGCCCAACCTGGGAGTGGTGGAGGCAGGCAATACCCGCTACACCATCGCGGATGTGCCTGGTCTGATTCCCGGCGCCAGCCAGGGCAAGGGCCTGGGCCTGGAGTTCCTGCGCCACATCGAGCGCTGCGCCGTGATCGCCCACGTGATCGACTGTGCCACCTTGGAGCTCGGCCGTGACCCGCTCTCGGACCTGGACACCATTGAGACCGAGCTGGCCGTCTACGCCGCTGGCTTGGGGGACAAGGAGTCGGACCCCGCCCAAACCGGCCGCGTGCCCCTGATGGAGCGGCCCCGCGTGGTCGTGCTGAACAAGGCGGACGTGCCTGACGCCGCCGAGCTGGCAGAGTTCGTGCGCACCGAGTTGGAGGAGCGCGGCCTGCCCGTGTTTATCGTCTCAGCCGTCTCCCATGAGGGCCTGCGGTCGCTGTCCTTCGCCCTGGCCAGTCGCGTGGAGGAGGCCCATGAGGCGGCCCCCACCAGTGGCGAGGCGGAGGCCGAGAGGCCGATTATTCGGCCTGCTCCCGTGGGGCGCCGCAAGCCCGAGGCTGTAGCGACTGTGACCCGCATCCAGCACCCCGGTGAGGGGCAGGTCTACCAGGTCCGTGGGGACAAGCCCGAGCGTTGGGTACGCCAGACCGATTTCTCCAACAATGAGGCCATCGGCTATCTGGCGGACCGGCTAGCTACCGCTGGGGTGGAGGACGAGTTAGTCAAAGCTGGCGCTCATGCTGGCGACCCCGTGCTCATTGGCAAGGTGGAGGGCGGCGTGCTCTTCACCTGGGAGCCTTCCTTAACCACCGGCCCCGAGCTGCTGGGCGCACGCGGCACTGATGACCGCATTGACCCGATCCGTCGTCGCACCAATGTGCAGCGTCGCGCCGAGTACCACGAGCTCATGGACGCCAAGGAGGCTGCCCGCGCTGAGTTGCGTGCCGAGCGTGAGGAAGGCCTATGGACTGACGCCGCCACCTGGCAGCCCGCAGGCGAGGAGGCAGAGTTGGAGGACCAGAGGTGA
- the rpmA gene encoding 50S ribosomal protein L27 produces MAHKKGLGSSRNGRDSNAQRLGVKRYGGQLVKAGEIIVRQRGTHFHPGNNVGRGNDDTLFATAAGSVEFGTHRGRKVVNVVLAEA; encoded by the coding sequence ATGGCACACAAGAAGGGTCTTGGTTCCTCCCGCAACGGTCGCGACTCCAACGCGCAGCGCCTGGGTGTCAAGCGTTACGGCGGTCAGTTAGTGAAGGCCGGTGAGATTATCGTCCGCCAGCGCGGCACCCACTTCCACCCCGGTAACAACGTGGGCCGTGGCAACGACGACACGCTGTTCGCCACCGCCGCTGGCAGTGTCGAGTTCGGCACCCACCGCGGCCGCAAGGTCGTCAACGTCGTGCTCGCTGAGGCCTGA
- the rplU gene encoding 50S ribosomal protein L21: MVYAIVKAGGRQEKVSVGDVVVVDKLAGEIGDEVTLAPVMLVDGDKVTTGADLAKSSVKAEIIGDEKGPKINILKFKNKTGFRKRQGHRAKLTAVKVTAIK; this comes from the coding sequence GTGGTCTACGCGATCGTCAAGGCTGGCGGCCGTCAGGAGAAGGTCTCCGTCGGCGACGTCGTGGTTGTCGACAAGCTTGCCGGTGAGATCGGTGACGAGGTCACCCTCGCCCCCGTCATGCTGGTGGACGGAGACAAGGTGACCACCGGCGCTGACCTGGCCAAGTCCTCCGTCAAGGCCGAGATCATCGGCGACGAGAAGGGCCCCAAGATCAACATCCTCAAGTTCAAGAACAAGACCGGCTTCCGCAAGCGCCAGGGTCACCGCGCCAAGCTGACTGCCGTCAAGGTCACCGCGATCAAGTGA
- a CDS encoding choice-of-anchor M domain-containing protein → MLLHSPHPAAPPHAHKATKPRRRILLRPATLVMALAVGLAGSLPLPAAASEDQGRNVITRTHVDAPVASYDPEAGALTVRGAGHELDDIVLWVGSTTSTSWDGVPKHLYRVGDQELLSFLGAPGTIYNVAPQEPGPAQDPIYAGIDADDLIGEAAYDVPFEQQLYTLDLVGLQGPGRMEVFTELTDGVNRVFSSTDPRYRSVFFPRHSHMNTAFSKPGRYQVTYRSTARHQDGSLVPSQDRTLVWQVGGTNPSTHKVGDIRQAFQAAGRAELPNANLSLTPAQDHMRTVFTFDAGDPSLSGTLVLLIDGFHLTEVPVAGGRATATEALGSGASSYQAVFISEGANSAWASEPTSYETGQERVQVRAGAAAIMSQNSAGNWVSAPDPVAAVQDRVEVTVDPGFGLRLNGIDPALQLGYKVEAFNDKKGRKSASCSAEGVANGQERVELPKDLSACADSLLIRISLYPHPYSNLGSVVQDQLVDSLEAPVSTTVTMPQRSGGVLSVPDQEDPAPLAPPTPDAPPTPDAPPASPAPPAPDGGNDHDGGTAPGGAPTPRPPLPDTNKQVERLSTTPVVLDSGHLDLRLTQVAGKPTLAVGADVDKRSGLLRDPASVTLAVGKRYRWTRGPQESDPSYDVIGRTGQTVYLLPAVQEADELWPGLSAEHIDLTPYGGKVDLEVSLEQGPAGGKALFSRGGGLRAGFGTPLIDTSKTEPSLVPMTQGAHYHGAWVFTEPGTYRLRVRALRSDNHDVVAGPTTLTFQVGEEPSGSDGTRPSPDGQSGTLTPGVAVSASKVVAGEQITFTATGVNQAEAVFEVRSRVHEVPATVADGVATATWTVPEDFPAGMHTVGLKGRPDLGTATFAVAARPAGSSGADPGSPATAGATATPSSPPTAGGATGTSSGGAAGGGGDAAAAGDPGSVSGGPAGGAEGAEKSSLARTGVSAELLVLALCLVAGGAVLRGRAEEHRSAPLSGLDS, encoded by the coding sequence ATGCTCCTTCACTCTCCCCACCCTGCCGCACCCCCTCATGCGCACAAGGCCACCAAACCCCGCAGGCGCATCCTCCTCCGCCCCGCCACGCTGGTAATGGCGCTGGCGGTTGGCCTGGCAGGCAGTCTCCCTCTGCCCGCCGCAGCCAGTGAGGACCAAGGTCGCAACGTCATCACCCGCACCCATGTTGATGCGCCCGTCGCTTCCTACGACCCAGAGGCCGGGGCCCTCACCGTGCGTGGGGCCGGCCATGAGCTTGACGACATCGTCCTGTGGGTGGGGTCAACCACATCCACCAGCTGGGACGGAGTTCCCAAGCACCTGTACCGGGTCGGTGACCAGGAGCTGCTGTCCTTCCTGGGGGCGCCCGGCACCATCTACAACGTGGCCCCCCAGGAGCCGGGACCAGCACAGGATCCCATCTACGCGGGAATCGATGCGGACGACCTCATTGGAGAGGCCGCGTACGACGTTCCCTTCGAGCAGCAGCTCTACACGCTGGACCTGGTTGGCCTGCAGGGGCCCGGACGCATGGAGGTCTTCACGGAGTTGACCGACGGGGTCAACCGGGTCTTCTCCAGCACCGACCCGCGCTACCGCTCCGTGTTCTTCCCCCGTCACAGCCACATGAACACGGCCTTCTCCAAGCCGGGCCGCTACCAGGTCACCTACCGCAGCACCGCGAGGCACCAGGACGGCAGTCTGGTTCCCTCCCAGGACCGCACCCTGGTGTGGCAGGTCGGGGGCACCAACCCCTCCACGCACAAGGTCGGCGACATCCGCCAGGCCTTCCAGGCCGCGGGCCGGGCCGAGCTGCCCAACGCCAACTTGTCACTGACCCCGGCGCAGGACCACATGCGCACGGTTTTCACCTTCGACGCCGGTGACCCGAGCTTGTCCGGGACCCTTGTACTCTTGATCGACGGCTTCCACCTAACCGAGGTGCCCGTGGCAGGAGGCCGGGCCACCGCCACAGAGGCCCTGGGAAGCGGCGCCAGCAGCTACCAGGCGGTGTTCATCTCGGAGGGCGCCAACAGCGCCTGGGCCTCAGAGCCCACGTCCTACGAGACCGGGCAGGAACGGGTCCAGGTGCGTGCCGGAGCCGCAGCCATCATGAGCCAGAACTCCGCAGGGAACTGGGTCAGCGCCCCGGACCCGGTGGCCGCCGTGCAGGACCGGGTGGAGGTCACAGTCGACCCGGGCTTCGGACTGCGGCTCAACGGCATCGACCCGGCCCTCCAACTCGGGTACAAGGTGGAGGCCTTCAACGACAAGAAAGGACGCAAGTCTGCCTCCTGCTCCGCTGAGGGCGTGGCCAACGGGCAGGAACGGGTGGAACTCCCCAAGGACCTGTCCGCGTGCGCTGACTCCCTGCTCATCCGCATCAGCCTCTACCCCCACCCCTACTCCAACCTCGGCTCAGTGGTCCAGGACCAGCTGGTGGACTCCCTGGAGGCCCCCGTCAGCACCACGGTGACCATGCCACAGCGTTCCGGCGGAGTGCTGAGCGTGCCGGACCAGGAGGACCCCGCGCCCCTCGCCCCTCCCACTCCCGACGCCCCTCCCACACCCGACGCCCCTCCCGCCTCACCGGCTCCCCCCGCGCCTGACGGCGGCAATGACCACGATGGTGGCACCGCACCAGGAGGGGCGCCGACTCCCCGGCCACCACTCCCAGACACCAATAAGCAGGTCGAGCGTCTGAGCACCACGCCGGTGGTCCTCGACTCCGGACACCTGGACCTGCGCCTGACCCAGGTGGCGGGCAAACCAACACTCGCGGTCGGCGCTGACGTGGACAAGCGCTCCGGCCTGCTCCGCGACCCCGCCTCCGTGACCCTCGCGGTCGGCAAGCGCTACCGCTGGACACGTGGGCCCCAGGAGTCCGACCCCTCCTACGACGTCATCGGCAGGACCGGGCAGACGGTCTACCTGCTGCCCGCCGTGCAGGAGGCCGACGAGTTGTGGCCCGGGCTGAGCGCCGAGCACATCGACCTGACCCCCTACGGGGGCAAAGTGGACCTGGAGGTGTCCCTGGAACAGGGCCCTGCCGGAGGCAAGGCGCTGTTCAGTCGCGGAGGTGGGCTGCGGGCGGGTTTCGGCACGCCACTGATCGACACCTCCAAGACCGAACCTTCCCTGGTCCCCATGACCCAGGGGGCCCACTACCACGGGGCCTGGGTCTTCACTGAGCCGGGCACCTACCGGCTGCGTGTGCGGGCCCTGCGCAGCGACAACCACGACGTCGTCGCCGGACCCACCACCCTGACCTTCCAAGTGGGGGAGGAGCCCTCCGGCTCTGATGGCACCAGGCCCAGCCCGGACGGCCAGTCCGGCACCCTGACCCCCGGCGTGGCCGTCTCCGCCAGCAAGGTGGTGGCCGGAGAGCAGATCACCTTCACCGCCACCGGCGTGAACCAGGCAGAGGCCGTCTTCGAGGTCCGCTCCCGCGTGCATGAGGTGCCTGCCACCGTTGCCGACGGCGTGGCAACTGCCACCTGGACCGTACCCGAGGACTTCCCGGCGGGCATGCATACGGTCGGTCTCAAAGGCAGGCCGGACCTCGGCACGGCCACCTTCGCGGTAGCAGCCCGTCCAGCAGGCTCCAGCGGTGCGGATCCCGGCTCCCCGGCGACTGCTGGGGCGACTGCCACCCCGTCCAGCCCGCCCACTGCGGGCGGCGCAACCGGGACCTCCTCTGGAGGCGCTGCAGGAGGCGGTGGCGATGCCGCTGCCGCGGGGGATCCCGGTTCTGTCTCCGGAGGCCCTGCGGGAGGTGCGGAGGGTGCTGAGAAGAGCAGTCTCGCCCGCACGGGGGTCTCGGCGGAACTCCTGGTTCTGGCCCTCTGCCTGGTCGCAGGCGGTGCCGTGCTGCGGGGTCGTGCGGAAGAACACAGGTCTGCGCCGCTATCTGGCTTGGATAGCTGA
- a CDS encoding choice-of-anchor M domain-containing protein has translation MLQPPYPSQSAPPAPWPQVGLLRLMVTTLALTLTLVGALQLNAPAHATTTPTLVNSGRVDLFRLTADDTSPAALSVSTTRTDRSGQAPLDPASTVIQVLSNGPKLNPFKLEGVEKGYYLGGDPEDLSDFSVGWDATELAPRYTRVTSKVESVRGPLGAHVYLHTLNEDYEPLALLASPAPADPSKPVYELGAGMSLNAQTSTPTAVNWLFTAPGTYELRLAHQATDADGVTTATAPATTYTFQVGPEATPKDQLIETTTPPPGTPLPPQDQDQDSAPKPPALKTPAPKTPDERPAPAPDKPSEPSPKQSESPGPEGPQTPLSVAVADTPVVGAPVTVTAKGFTPGSLVELLVDTQPLDSVTAAPEGVTSTWTPTAAQVGERTITARSGSRSVATKVTVTAAKAPQAPDSDETPAPNTTPTAPSSDKTPKQTPTPDTQCLPEGVKTVLDHGHIDMLNLSSDAAGSLNLQLKETVTKPGQPLLHDPATVLLQVKEAALGELPETSRSAVPGLPAHGYILDQSGQDQDTLIWPGWDTTEAALGGYGAVTFDVSWTGPQEATIHTFLTSLGKADSVLTDGGYELKASGSTISQPTPAHKHVNWVFSHAGRYTLHVTAHAKKADGTSQAALQRVYRIDVGKVACGGQATNPPSNQSHGQTTPPLVEKKEQQGGTGGSTTNSSVNSSAGTPAGLVGHVGSSSSHTSAGAARATVCRPTVVTREATVEEAKSLGASSAAATTATSEATATPAGGSVVGQDVWMIPASQVSGVPWLGLNSQHESVVNGSSGEVVYTLASVDGPGNVAVFMSGKLGSGVGAHVFDKVGDSYTLPKNTHAHPNWVFTAPGTYKVGLEMSVTPSSGSSITTPKASTTLTFVVGPEANGNATDGHFDLGPVAESGALVARVKDDRKQPATWVDPTTLTFALGDAAKLKAPQELSFISSSANTKSGGTAGNGRLQATGEKGPNGRPMIKETVGRTPDGKFCTLASTGVSTPSLLGSSLVAVSAGVVLAALRRRRGGVRA, from the coding sequence ATGCTGCAACCTCCTTACCCGTCCCAGTCAGCCCCGCCCGCACCCTGGCCACAAGTAGGCCTGCTGCGGCTCATGGTCACCACCCTCGCTCTGACCCTCACCCTGGTAGGCGCCCTCCAGCTAAATGCCCCCGCGCACGCCACCACCACCCCCACCCTCGTCAACTCCGGCAGGGTGGACCTGTTCCGGCTCACTGCGGACGACACCTCCCCCGCCGCCCTGAGCGTCAGCACCACCCGTACGGACAGATCGGGCCAGGCCCCGCTGGACCCGGCCAGCACCGTCATCCAGGTCCTCTCCAACGGCCCCAAGTTGAACCCCTTCAAGCTGGAGGGCGTGGAGAAGGGCTACTACCTGGGAGGAGACCCCGAGGACCTGAGCGACTTCTCCGTGGGCTGGGACGCCACCGAGCTGGCGCCCCGCTACACCCGAGTCACCTCGAAGGTCGAGTCCGTGCGCGGTCCCCTGGGCGCGCACGTGTACCTGCACACTCTGAACGAGGACTACGAGCCCCTGGCGCTGCTAGCCTCCCCGGCACCCGCCGACCCGAGCAAGCCTGTGTACGAGCTGGGCGCCGGTATGAGCCTGAACGCACAGACCAGCACTCCCACTGCCGTCAACTGGCTGTTCACCGCTCCCGGCACCTACGAGCTGCGCCTGGCACACCAGGCCACGGACGCCGACGGCGTGACCACGGCTACCGCTCCGGCCACCACCTACACCTTCCAGGTGGGCCCAGAGGCAACTCCCAAGGACCAGCTCATCGAGACCACCACTCCCCCTCCTGGCACCCCCCTACCGCCCCAGGACCAGGACCAGGACAGTGCTCCCAAGCCACCGGCCCTCAAGACTCCAGCCCCCAAGACTCCGGACGAGCGTCCGGCCCCGGCCCCCGACAAGCCCAGTGAGCCCAGCCCCAAGCAGTCTGAGTCCCCAGGTCCGGAGGGACCGCAGACCCCCCTGTCCGTGGCAGTGGCAGACACTCCCGTGGTCGGAGCCCCAGTCACCGTCACTGCGAAGGGATTCACCCCGGGCAGCCTGGTAGAACTGCTGGTGGACACCCAGCCACTGGACTCTGTGACCGCCGCCCCTGAAGGCGTCACCTCCACCTGGACCCCCACTGCCGCGCAGGTCGGCGAACGCACCATCACCGCTCGCTCCGGCAGCCGCAGCGTGGCCACCAAGGTCACGGTCACCGCCGCCAAGGCGCCCCAGGCCCCCGACAGCGACGAAACCCCCGCGCCAAACACGACTCCCACCGCCCCCAGCAGCGACAAGACCCCCAAGCAGACGCCGACGCCTGACACCCAGTGCCTGCCCGAAGGCGTCAAGACAGTCCTAGATCATGGGCACATCGACATGCTCAACCTGTCCTCCGACGCTGCGGGCTCCCTGAACCTCCAGCTCAAGGAGACGGTCACCAAGCCCGGTCAGCCACTCCTGCACGATCCGGCCACCGTGCTGCTGCAGGTCAAGGAGGCTGCCCTGGGCGAGCTTCCCGAGACCTCCCGCAGCGCCGTTCCCGGCCTGCCCGCACACGGTTACATCCTGGACCAGAGCGGCCAGGACCAGGACACCCTGATCTGGCCCGGCTGGGACACCACCGAGGCAGCCCTGGGGGGCTACGGTGCAGTCACCTTCGACGTGTCCTGGACCGGCCCCCAAGAGGCGACCATCCACACCTTCCTGACCTCCCTGGGCAAGGCCGACTCCGTGCTGACCGACGGCGGCTACGAGCTCAAGGCTTCTGGTTCCACCATCAGCCAGCCCACCCCCGCCCACAAGCACGTGAACTGGGTCTTCTCCCACGCGGGCCGCTACACGCTGCACGTCACCGCGCACGCCAAGAAGGCCGACGGCACCTCTCAGGCCGCCTTGCAGCGCGTCTATCGCATCGACGTCGGCAAGGTCGCATGCGGGGGCCAGGCCACCAACCCTCCTAGCAACCAGTCCCACGGGCAAACCACCCCACCCCTCGTTGAGAAGAAGGAGCAGCAGGGCGGCACTGGCGGGTCGACCACAAACTCCTCCGTAAACTCCTCCGCAGGCACTCCCGCCGGATTGGTGGGTCACGTCGGCTCCAGCAGCAGCCACACCAGTGCGGGCGCCGCCCGTGCGACCGTGTGCCGTCCCACCGTCGTCACCCGTGAGGCCACCGTCGAGGAGGCCAAGAGCCTGGGCGCTTCTAGTGCTGCGGCGACCACCGCCACTTCCGAGGCCACTGCCACCCCCGCAGGCGGCTCCGTAGTCGGCCAGGACGTGTGGATGATCCCCGCCAGCCAGGTCTCCGGTGTGCCGTGGCTGGGCCTGAACTCGCAGCACGAGTCCGTGGTCAACGGCTCCAGCGGCGAGGTGGTCTACACCCTGGCCTCCGTGGACGGGCCGGGCAACGTGGCTGTGTTCATGTCCGGTAAGCTCGGCTCGGGTGTGGGGGCGCACGTCTTCGACAAGGTGGGCGACTCCTACACGCTGCCCAAGAACACCCATGCCCACCCCAACTGGGTATTCACCGCCCCCGGCACCTACAAAGTGGGCCTGGAGATGTCCGTGACCCCCAGTTCTGGCTCTTCCATCACCACTCCCAAAGCCTCCACCACCCTGACCTTCGTGGTGGGCCCCGAGGCCAACGGAAACGCCACTGACGGGCACTTCGACCTCGGCCCGGTGGCCGAGAGCGGTGCCCTGGTGGCCCGGGTGAAGGACGACCGCAAGCAGCCCGCCACCTGGGTGGACCCGACCACCCTCACCTTCGCCCTCGGGGACGCGGCCAAGCTCAAGGCCCCGCAGGAACTGTCATTCATCTCCAGCAGTGCGAACACCAAGAGCGGTGGCACCGCCGGCAATGGTCGCCTGCAGGCAACCGGGGAGAAGGGCCCGAACGGCCGCCCGATGATCAAGGAGACAGTGGGACGCACCCCGGACGGCAAGTTCTGCACCCTGGCCTCCACCGGTGTCAGCACCCCGTCCCTGTTGGGCTCCTCCCTTGTGGCGGTGTCCGCTGGCGTGGTGCTGGCAGCCCTGCGACGCCGTCGCGGCGGGGTCCGGGCGTGA
- a CDS encoding anchored repeat ABC transporter, substrate-binding protein, translating to MIPNSPQRLTRAVTVLAVTALAVAGCRLGVRPIPPDADGELRVVTTTGILADLVRQVAGDRATVSQMVPDGADPHSWEPSLRSVRDVAYADLAFSNYLLLEEHAIIRTLDANLPATSTSVSVAEAAAKQGATILPLVEDRSLDTVWLGMRVSGDGRQHGATRASTIDLTATGVEGPGHAAAYLTTSFGRPEIGFSSADGFSAQDGYAADTTVLPADAHQHMSWAFTLPGIYRITFQARLRPTPEATPVQLRPATAVFAVGVSAQELATAEGREVLSAGHADITVDLDAGGVGLAVDAAGGAGGMETRSLETTVIEVPPRTLTQVPGAAGFRFLGEPGASVYVLPQAVLGKHVHGEIDPHLWHDVHNAAAYVRVIRDSLEQVDPEGAGTYRARAAAYLSELDSLDAQVSATIATIPAGRRRLVTTNDAYGYLAAAYGLEVSGFVAPNPSVEPSVADRVRLSTTLRDLEIPAVFLEPNLARTRSALRSTAQDAGVQVCPLYGDTLDSGAPTYVEMMRFNARSLAQCLGGAPASS from the coding sequence GTGATACCGAACAGCCCCCAGCGCCTGACCAGGGCGGTGACGGTCCTCGCCGTCACCGCCCTGGCGGTTGCCGGATGTCGCTTGGGGGTGCGCCCCATCCCCCCTGATGCCGACGGCGAGCTGCGGGTGGTCACCACCACCGGGATCCTCGCCGACCTGGTCAGGCAGGTGGCCGGTGACCGGGCCACCGTCTCCCAGATGGTTCCTGACGGTGCTGATCCCCACTCCTGGGAGCCCTCCCTGCGCTCAGTACGCGACGTCGCCTACGCGGACCTGGCTTTCTCCAACTATCTGCTGCTGGAAGAGCACGCCATCATCCGCACCCTGGACGCCAACCTGCCAGCTACCTCCACCTCCGTGTCCGTGGCGGAGGCTGCAGCCAAGCAGGGTGCCACAATCCTGCCCCTGGTGGAGGACCGCAGCCTGGACACCGTCTGGCTGGGCATGCGGGTGTCTGGAGATGGCAGGCAGCACGGCGCCACGCGGGCCTCGACCATTGACCTGACCGCCACCGGCGTCGAGGGCCCGGGCCACGCCGCCGCCTACCTGACTACCTCCTTCGGGCGGCCTGAGATCGGTTTCTCCTCTGCCGACGGCTTCAGTGCTCAGGACGGCTACGCCGCCGACACCACCGTCCTGCCCGCAGACGCCCACCAGCACATGAGCTGGGCCTTCACTCTGCCTGGCATCTACCGGATCACCTTCCAGGCCCGCCTCCGGCCCACTCCCGAGGCCACCCCGGTGCAGCTCAGGCCCGCCACCGCTGTCTTCGCCGTGGGGGTCAGTGCTCAGGAACTCGCCACTGCCGAGGGCCGTGAGGTCCTCTCCGCCGGGCACGCCGACATCACCGTGGACCTAGACGCCGGAGGCGTGGGCCTGGCGGTGGACGCGGCCGGTGGCGCCGGAGGCATGGAGACCAGGAGCCTGGAGACGACGGTCATCGAGGTGCCCCCACGCACCCTCACCCAGGTTCCGGGAGCCGCAGGCTTCCGCTTCCTGGGGGAACCGGGAGCCTCGGTGTACGTGCTGCCCCAAGCGGTTCTCGGCAAGCACGTGCACGGGGAGATCGACCCCCACCTGTGGCATGACGTGCACAATGCCGCCGCCTATGTCCGTGTGATCCGCGACTCCCTGGAGCAGGTGGATCCTGAGGGGGCTGGCACCTACCGGGCCAGAGCCGCCGCCTACCTGAGTGAGCTCGATTCCCTGGACGCACAGGTCTCTGCCACCATCGCCACGATCCCCGCTGGGCGGCGTCGCCTGGTCACCACCAACGACGCCTACGGCTACCTGGCTGCGGCCTACGGGCTGGAGGTCTCTGGTTTCGTTGCCCCCAATCCCAGCGTGGAGCCCTCAGTGGCAGACCGGGTACGGCTCTCCACCACCTTGCGGGATCTGGAAATCCCCGCCGTGTTCCTGGAGCCCAACCTGGCCCGAACCCGCTCCGCCCTGCGCAGCACCGCACAGGACGCTGGCGTACAGGTCTGCCCGTTGTACGGGGACACCTTGGACTCTGGTGCACCCACCTATGTGGAAATGATGCGTTTCAACGCCCGCTCGCTGGCCCAGTGCCTTGGAGGTGCACCAGCAAGCTCCTGA